One Brassica oleracea var. oleracea cultivar TO1000 chromosome C7, BOL, whole genome shotgun sequence genomic window carries:
- the LOC106301260 gene encoding uncharacterized protein LOC106301260, which translates to MLRADMDRKALAITPPLLLLSSFFFHLRGAAFGSSKAFHCLLLLSCLLLSSVNTLHNLADYDSLGSNFAERFQSFNGGGSVGVQNVCPSSNLLFSLLPALGSEYHQFDPVVTFFSPGKSWSSSSALTSSNNLSSVVWLSLKPVHIIEFHPFTGFSRIGGGTKPLSKELLGKENTREWSISVSGNGLMEQKRCEGLSIEPGDSIKFLFFYRTELSCASGVAVFAVPMKSTAPVLMLSLYKKPVSWWLRAKKLLIALLIAVALLVLIFCFNDHFIEERNNVAVRKVEKPSTITISLEMDTLLRSISKETLQGSNEVVSENSVKPVASSSSCQVEETSELTVKTAKEKKRRRNKKKKKKGAVSELTTDVSSSQSGNSTPRSPLSPEPPAVVVTQAATKPATTPKPVLSHSATFPVSGTKSMVIIQGSSLAPNARAPGAKSRSEVKDEEEEYRYYDIWGDHLTGLHLMDRFKEVREGRSSSSSSCFGEEDDEFVSLFVKGPHHNLLPGCSLAKPMGLIKK; encoded by the exons ATGCTTCGGGCAGACATGGACCGAAAAGCCCTAGCGATTACGCCTCCACTCCTACTCCTTTCCTCCTTCTTCTTCCATCTTCG AGGAGCAGCATTTGGTTCATCAAAGGCCTTTCATTGTCTTCTGCTTCTCTCATGTCTCTTGCTCTCCTCAGTCAACACACTACATAACTTGGCTGACTATGACTCTCTTGGTTCCAACTTTGCTGAAAGGTTTCAGAGCTTTAATGGTGGAGGGAGTGTAGGGGTTCAGAATGTTTGTCCTAGTTCAAACCTCCTCTTCTCTTTGCTTCCGGCTTTAGGATCAGAGTATCATCAGTTTGATCCTGTTGTCACCTTCTTTAGTCCTGGCAAATCATGGAGTAGTAGCTCTGCTCTGACGAGTAGCAACAATCTATCTAGCGTTGTGTGGCTGTCTCTAAAGCCTGTCCACATCATAGAGTTTCATCCTTTTACTGGATTCTCACGCATAGGAGGAGGTACCAAACCTTTGTCCAAAGAGCTCTTGGGTAAGGAGAACACAAGGGAGTGGAGCATCTCTGTCTCGGGAAATGGTTTGATGGAGCAGAAACGGTGTGAAGGGTTGTCTATAGAACCAGGGGACTCAATCAAGTTCCTCTTCTTCTACCGGACCGAACTCTCTTGTGCATCTGGAGTTGCTGTTTTTGCAGTGCCTATGAAGTCCACAGCGCCTGTTCTGATGCTTAGTCTTTACAAAAAGCCAGTCTCTTGGTGGCTGCGGGCCAAGAAACTCTTGATCGCGCTTCTTATTGCCGTTGCGTTGCTTGTTCTGATATTCTGCTTCAACGATCACTTCATCGAAGAGAGAAACAACGTTGCGGTTAGAAAAGTTGAGAAGCCATCTACAATCACTATCTCTCTTGAAATGGATACTCTGCTAAGATCCATAAGCAAAGAGACGTTGCAAGGGTCCAATGAAGTGGTTTCCGAGAACAGTGTAAAGCCAGTTGCTTCTTCTTCTTCTTGCCAAGTAGAAGAAACATCAGAACTCACTGTAAAGACTGCGAAAGAAAAGAAGAGAAGGCGTAACAAGAAGAAGAAGAAGAAAGGAGCAGTCAGCGAGTTAACAACAGATGTGTCAAGCAGTCAGAGCGGAAACTCAACTCCAAGATCTCCATTGTCACCAGAACCGCCAGCTGTTGTTGTTACTCAAGCAGCGACGAAGCCTGCTACTACTCCAAAACCTGTGCTATCACACTCAGCAACGTTTCCTGTTTCGGGTACCAAGTCAATGGTGATCATACAAGGAAGCTCCCTGGCTCCAAATGCGAGAGCTCCTGGAGCCAAGTCAAGAAGTGAAGTGAAAGACGAAGAAGAAGAGTATAGGTATTATGATATATGGGGAGATCACTTGACGGGGCTTCATTTGATGGATAGGTTTAAGGAAGTGAGAGAAGGTAGAAGCAGCAGCAGCAGCTCATGTTTTGGTGAAGAAGACGACGAGTTTGTGAGTCTTTTTGTTAAGGGTCCTCATCACAACTTGTTACCAGGCTGCTCTCTTGCCAAACCAATGGGTCTAATAAAGAAATAA
- the LOC106302920 gene encoding glutathione S-transferase T2-like, which yields MDYNPFMQSSNFFRLLNSQQSISFGSSQVPTPVSEDVGERRERRKWTPSDDILLISSWLNTSNDPIVGNEQRSYTFWMRIAAYYAASQKVVVCEEREAGHCKQRWHRINDLVCKFCGSYEAAKREKSSGCNENDVLKKTHEIFYNNYNKKFTLEHAWKELRNDQKWSDKSSAKNEGNSSKRKGDDGGETSNSQGAEPKRPAGVKASKASGKKNMVEEKALKEFESMWAIKQQDLAAKDKLSRMRLLESLLAKKEPLAEYEEALKKKIISQDSVKRWSNGSGIITESLWSCGLVILCHGAFIVTV from the exons ATGGATTACAATCCGTTTATGCAGTCATCAAACTTTTTTAGACTACTTAATAGCCAACAAAGTATTTCCTTTGGTTCATCTCAAGTTCCAACTCCAGTCTCGGAGGATGTTGGTGAGCGTCGGGAACGAAGGAAGTGGACGCCCAGTGATGATATTCTGCTGATCAGCTCGTGGCTCAACACGAGCAACGATCCAATTGTTGGCAACGAGCAAAGGTCATACACATTCTGGATGAGAATTGCAGCGTACTATGCCGCTAGTCAGAAGGTTGTTGTCTGCGAAGAGAGAGAGGCTGGTCACTGTAAACAACGTTGGCATAGGATCAACGACTTGGTCTGCAAATTTTGTGGCTCGTACGAAGCTGCTAAAAGAGAGAAGAGTAGCGGATGCAATGAGAATGATGTGCTCAAAAAAACACATGAAATATTCTACAATAACTATAACAAGAAATTTACCCTCGAGCACGCTTGGAAAGAGCTGAGGAACGACCAGAAGTGGAGTGACAAATCTTCTGCAAAAAACGAGGGAAACTCTAGCAAAAGGAAGGGTGATGATGGTGGAGAAACATCAAACTCTCAAGGTGCTGAACCCAAGCGTCCCGCGGGTGTTAAGGCCTCAAAGGCCTCTGGGAAGAAGAATATGGTGGAGGAGAAAGCGCTTAAAGAGTTTGAAAGTATGTGGGCTATTAAACAACAGGACTTGGCCGCCAAGGATAAGTTGTCGAGGATGAGACTACTTGAATCTCTGCTTGCAAAAAAAGAACCTTTAGCCGAGTATGAAGAAGCCTTAAAGAAGAAGATCATCA GTCAGGACAGTGTGAAAAGATGGAGCAATGGGAGTGGAATAATCACGGAGTCTCTGTGGTCTTGCGGTCTTGTCATCTTGTGTCACGGAGCTTTCATAGTCACGGTGTGA